In one window of Athene noctua chromosome 17, bAthNoc1.hap1.1, whole genome shotgun sequence DNA:
- the RNF34 gene encoding E3 ubiquitin-protein ligase RNF34 isoform X1: MKAGATSMWASCCGLLNEVMGTGAVRGQQAGFGGGAGPFRFAPNTDFSAYPSPAAAGANIVCKACGLSFSVFRKKHVCCDCKKDFCSVCSVLQENLRRCSTCHLLQETAFQRPQLMRLKVKDLRQYLILRNIPTDTCREKEDLVDLVLCHHGLGSEEDMDASSLHSSRSQTSGFFTHPFSMSVSVSSQGELANRRGSTGNGTPLRGQTETSINNEEEESAEEQTPGLSRKRARASLSDISSLEDIEGLSVRQLKEILACNFVNYSGCCEKWELVEKVSRLYRESEENHKTQGEKMQLNDNDDNLCRICMDAVIDCVLLECGHMVTCTKCGKRMSECPICRQYVVRAVHVFKS; encoded by the exons ATGAAG GCAGGAGCTACTTCCATGTGGGCTTCCTGCTGTGGGTTGCTGAATGAAGTCATGGGGACTGGAGCTGTGCGGGGCCAGCAGGCTGGCTTTGGGGGAGGTGCTGGCCCGTTCAGATTCGCACCAAACACAGACTTCTCAGCATATCCATCTCCAGCCGCAGCGGGTGCTAACATCGTTTGCAAAGCCTGTGGACTTTCCTTCTcagtttttaggaaaaaa CACGTGTGTTGTGACTGCAAGAAGGATTTTTGCTCAGTTTGTTCAGTCCTACAAGAGAATCTCAGAAGATGTTCCACTTGTCACTTGCTGCAAGAAACAGCCTTTCAGCGACCTCAGTTAATGAGATTGAAAGTAAAGGATCTGCGTCAGTATCTGATTCTCAGAAACATACCAACGGATACTTGTCGAGAGAAAGAAGACTTGGTGGATCTGGTGCTGTGCCACCATGGCTTAGGGTCGGAGGAGGACATGGACGCTAGCAGCTTGCATTCGTCACGCTCACAGACTTCGGGGTTTTTTACTCATCCATTTTCTATGTCTGTATCGGTGTCGTCTCAAGGAGAACTTGCAAACAGAAGGGGAAGCACAGGAAATGGAACACCTTTACGG GGACAAACAGAAACATCTATAAataatgaagaagaagaaagtgcAGAGGAGCAG ACCCCTGGATTGTCCCGAAAGCGAGCGAGGGCGTCTCTGTCCGACATTTCAAGTCTGGAAGACATTGAAGGGTTGAGTGTTCGGCAGCTGAAGGAAATACTTGCATGTAATTTTGTCAACTACTCAGGATGCTGTGAAAAATGGGAACTTGTGGAGAAAGTCAGCAGACTATACAGAGAGAGTGAGGAAAACCACAAGACAC AGGGCGAGAAGATGCAGCTGAACGACAACGACGACAACCTGTGCCGGATCTGCATGGACGCCGTCATCGACTGCGTCCTGCTGGAGTGCGGCCACATGGTCACGTGCACCAAGTGCGGGAAGAGGATGAGCGAGTGCCCCATCTGCCGCCAGTACGTGGTGCGGGCCGTGCACGTCTTCAAGTCCTAA
- the RNF34 gene encoding E3 ubiquitin-protein ligase RNF34 isoform X2 produces the protein MWASCCGLLNEVMGTGAVRGQQAGFGGGAGPFRFAPNTDFSAYPSPAAAGANIVCKACGLSFSVFRKKHVCCDCKKDFCSVCSVLQENLRRCSTCHLLQETAFQRPQLMRLKVKDLRQYLILRNIPTDTCREKEDLVDLVLCHHGLGSEEDMDASSLHSSRSQTSGFFTHPFSMSVSVSSQGELANRRGSTGNGTPLRGQTETSINNEEEESAEEQTPGLSRKRARASLSDISSLEDIEGLSVRQLKEILACNFVNYSGCCEKWELVEKVSRLYRESEENHKTQGEKMQLNDNDDNLCRICMDAVIDCVLLECGHMVTCTKCGKRMSECPICRQYVVRAVHVFKS, from the exons ATGTGGGCTTCCTGCTGTGGGTTGCTGAATGAAGTCATGGGGACTGGAGCTGTGCGGGGCCAGCAGGCTGGCTTTGGGGGAGGTGCTGGCCCGTTCAGATTCGCACCAAACACAGACTTCTCAGCATATCCATCTCCAGCCGCAGCGGGTGCTAACATCGTTTGCAAAGCCTGTGGACTTTCCTTCTcagtttttaggaaaaaa CACGTGTGTTGTGACTGCAAGAAGGATTTTTGCTCAGTTTGTTCAGTCCTACAAGAGAATCTCAGAAGATGTTCCACTTGTCACTTGCTGCAAGAAACAGCCTTTCAGCGACCTCAGTTAATGAGATTGAAAGTAAAGGATCTGCGTCAGTATCTGATTCTCAGAAACATACCAACGGATACTTGTCGAGAGAAAGAAGACTTGGTGGATCTGGTGCTGTGCCACCATGGCTTAGGGTCGGAGGAGGACATGGACGCTAGCAGCTTGCATTCGTCACGCTCACAGACTTCGGGGTTTTTTACTCATCCATTTTCTATGTCTGTATCGGTGTCGTCTCAAGGAGAACTTGCAAACAGAAGGGGAAGCACAGGAAATGGAACACCTTTACGG GGACAAACAGAAACATCTATAAataatgaagaagaagaaagtgcAGAGGAGCAG ACCCCTGGATTGTCCCGAAAGCGAGCGAGGGCGTCTCTGTCCGACATTTCAAGTCTGGAAGACATTGAAGGGTTGAGTGTTCGGCAGCTGAAGGAAATACTTGCATGTAATTTTGTCAACTACTCAGGATGCTGTGAAAAATGGGAACTTGTGGAGAAAGTCAGCAGACTATACAGAGAGAGTGAGGAAAACCACAAGACAC AGGGCGAGAAGATGCAGCTGAACGACAACGACGACAACCTGTGCCGGATCTGCATGGACGCCGTCATCGACTGCGTCCTGCTGGAGTGCGGCCACATGGTCACGTGCACCAAGTGCGGGAAGAGGATGAGCGAGTGCCCCATCTGCCGCCAGTACGTGGTGCGGGCCGTGCACGTCTTCAAGTCCTAA